One region of Luteolibacter rhizosphaerae genomic DNA includes:
- a CDS encoding acetolactate synthase — MPAKTIAPGNPVKQFSVLLPNRAGALASLVKLLRAAAIEVVGISVQDSRDATIARLVVTDPDTAEHIFLEKGIPHTTCDLVVISLRESGPELLPVLDTLMVAETNIDFAYALMPSPQGHTLLALHVEDYDFAVGVLNSAGFKLLYQEELSR, encoded by the coding sequence ATGCCCGCCAAGACGATCGCACCGGGGAATCCGGTGAAGCAATTCTCCGTGCTGCTTCCGAACCGTGCCGGAGCCCTCGCGTCGCTGGTCAAACTCTTGCGAGCTGCGGCGATCGAGGTGGTGGGAATTAGCGTTCAGGATTCGCGGGATGCGACGATCGCGCGGTTGGTGGTGACGGATCCTGACACCGCAGAGCACATTTTCCTCGAAAAAGGGATTCCGCACACAACTTGCGACCTGGTGGTGATTTCGTTGCGGGAGTCGGGGCCCGAGCTGCTGCCGGTATTGGATACGCTGATGGTGGCGGAGACGAACATCGATTTCGCGTATGCGCTGATGCCGTCGCCGCAGGGGCACACCTTGCTGGCGCTGCATGTGGAGGACTACGATTTCGCGGTCGGCGTGCTGAACAGCGCGGGCTTCAAGCTCCTGTATCAGGAGGAGCTGAGCCGCTAA
- a CDS encoding D-alanyl-D-alanine carboxypeptidase family protein — protein sequence MFRRASLRAIALLALFSLLPACGVDTPPPRRATPAVPYDEPVRTATIPLTAPPPVAAESAIVIEPISGKVLFAKNADAHRPIASTQKLLTALVVMDSGNIDKPVTITQDDANCEPTKLYLKPGEVHSRRDLLRVLMVKSANDVGRALARDVGGSQEGFADMMNRKAASLGMRNSHFCNPHGLPDPNQFSTARDIAIASRAAWRSQTIRSFTATKAMTFRHNDGRVKTLENTNKLLKRVPYCDGLKTGTTNLAGRCLVSSGTLNGRSAIVVVLKSNSANVWNDSEKLLRWALERPAAQ from the coding sequence ATGTTTCGCCGAGCCAGTTTGCGCGCGATCGCGCTCCTCGCCCTATTCTCCCTGCTTCCCGCCTGCGGCGTCGATACCCCGCCGCCCCGCCGGGCCACTCCTGCGGTTCCTTACGATGAACCGGTCCGCACCGCGACGATTCCCCTGACCGCGCCGCCGCCGGTGGCCGCCGAGAGCGCGATCGTCATCGAGCCGATCAGCGGCAAAGTCCTGTTCGCGAAGAACGCGGACGCGCATCGCCCGATCGCCTCCACCCAGAAGCTGCTGACCGCGCTGGTCGTGATGGATTCCGGCAATATCGACAAGCCGGTGACGATCACGCAGGACGACGCCAACTGCGAGCCGACCAAGCTTTACCTGAAGCCGGGCGAAGTTCACAGCCGCCGCGACCTGCTGCGCGTGCTGATGGTGAAGAGCGCGAACGACGTGGGCCGCGCGCTCGCCCGCGACGTGGGCGGTAGCCAAGAAGGCTTCGCCGACATGATGAACCGCAAGGCAGCCTCGCTGGGCATGCGGAACTCGCACTTCTGCAATCCGCACGGCCTGCCCGACCCGAACCAGTTCTCCACCGCGCGCGACATCGCGATCGCTTCCCGCGCGGCATGGCGCAGCCAGACGATCCGCTCCTTCACCGCCACCAAGGCGATGACCTTCCGCCACAACGACGGCCGGGTGAAGACGCTGGAGAACACCAACAAGCTGCTGAAGCGCGTGCCCTACTGCGACGGACTGAAGACCGGCACCACCAATCTGGCCGGTCGCTGCCTGGTCTCCTCCGGCACGCTCAACGGCCGTTCCGCCATCGTGGTGGTGCTGAAGAGCAACTCGGCCAACGTGTGGAACGACTCGGAGAAACTCCTGCGCTGGGCGCTGGAGCGTCCGGCAGCCCAGTGA
- a CDS encoding ankyrin repeat domain-containing protein encodes MCGKPILILFAGASLVCLTSCKDRKESAKEELKEKGYDLTPEAFFRAAESDDTAMLGELVKAGMALDTRNAKGDTALHAAAVAGMKKSVVYLLEKGLPVDVIGAEERTPLMATILNGNPEMARYLLTRRADHRKKDAKGFTPLMLAVTEGKPGMVAELAPYDRENLDSALLIAALEGRSAAIDELTKYGASIYARMGDGRTPLMMAAENGNVEAVELLLEIGANRFSMDDQGRIAADLAREAGHEELALRLAEAPAEEEFGLEEPADLGTEMMALLAAADEKAGLTGSGEPASTDTGGSRGAQPLEGSVLQPVKHTATPVSAGAATVPLVMRAYRQKELPLRVESVSGGSAKVRVAGGGVAELGEGARIPGSKLSVVRVQRRMQQLKDSPAGPVEVAVIEVEDTASGRRRELVSGLAPTAQDPVALVEDGSGNRFVARAGQKFTSAEGEEFTVIDVRPNQMVIENRSKAEVITVPLRGPRG; translated from the coding sequence ATGTGCGGGAAACCCATCCTGATCCTCTTCGCCGGCGCTTCGCTGGTTTGTCTTACGAGCTGCAAGGATCGCAAGGAGTCGGCGAAGGAGGAGCTGAAGGAAAAGGGCTATGATCTGACCCCGGAAGCTTTCTTCCGTGCCGCGGAAAGTGATGACACCGCGATGCTGGGCGAACTGGTGAAAGCGGGCATGGCGCTGGATACTCGGAATGCCAAGGGCGATACCGCCCTCCACGCTGCCGCCGTGGCCGGAATGAAGAAGTCGGTGGTCTATCTCCTTGAGAAAGGACTGCCGGTCGATGTCATCGGGGCGGAAGAGCGGACTCCCCTGATGGCGACGATTCTGAACGGTAATCCCGAGATGGCCCGTTACCTTCTCACCCGCAGGGCTGATCACCGGAAGAAGGACGCCAAGGGGTTCACCCCGCTCATGCTGGCCGTTACCGAGGGCAAGCCGGGGATGGTGGCGGAGCTGGCCCCCTATGATCGCGAGAATCTCGACTCAGCCTTGTTGATTGCAGCTCTGGAAGGCCGGTCCGCGGCGATCGACGAACTTACCAAGTATGGGGCCTCGATTTATGCCCGGATGGGTGATGGTCGCACGCCACTGATGATGGCTGCGGAGAATGGCAATGTGGAGGCGGTGGAACTTCTATTGGAAATCGGGGCCAATCGTTTCTCGATGGATGACCAAGGTAGGATCGCAGCGGATCTGGCGCGCGAGGCCGGCCATGAGGAGCTGGCGCTGCGATTGGCCGAGGCTCCTGCCGAAGAGGAATTCGGCCTGGAAGAGCCAGCAGATCTGGGTACCGAGATGATGGCGCTCTTGGCAGCTGCCGATGAGAAAGCCGGGTTAACCGGGAGTGGGGAGCCAGCCTCCACAGACACCGGTGGCTCGCGCGGAGCCCAGCCTTTGGAGGGCAGTGTGCTGCAACCTGTGAAGCACACTGCGACGCCGGTTTCCGCAGGAGCTGCGACCGTTCCCTTGGTGATGCGTGCCTATCGGCAGAAGGAACTGCCGCTGCGGGTGGAATCCGTCTCCGGCGGCTCGGCCAAGGTCCGTGTTGCGGGCGGAGGTGTGGCGGAACTTGGCGAGGGAGCACGGATTCCGGGATCGAAGCTTTCGGTGGTGCGGGTGCAGCGGCGCATGCAGCAGTTGAAGGATAGCCCGGCCGGTCCGGTGGAGGTGGCGGTGATCGAGGTGGAAGACACGGCATCGGGTCGCCGCCGGGAGCTGGTTTCAGGACTCGCTCCCACCGCGCAGGATCCGGTGGCTTTGGTCGAGGACGGCTCCGGTAATCGCTTTGTGGCGCGGGCAGGCCAGAAGTTCACTTCCGCGGAGGGAGAAGAATTCACCGTCATCGACGTCCGACCCAATCAAATGGTGATTGAGAATCGTAGCAAAGCTGAGGTAATAACGGTCCCGCTCCGCGGTCCGCGGGGCTGA
- the lexA gene encoding transcriptional repressor LexA, with the protein MQEGLTQRQREIVEYLKSAQRKTGVMPSTRELQHYFGFASQTAAMSHLRALERKGVIQRLPGKARAVVFPEELDREEIVDIPVYGQIAAGMAGEVEQERQGCVSIDIASIGIPRSARTFALKVRGDSMIDAHICHGDTVILEFREPRDGDVVAALIDGDTTLKRFVVNKGKPFLHAENEQFPDLIPARELIIQGVMVALLRKAA; encoded by the coding sequence ATGCAGGAAGGGTTGACCCAGCGCCAGAGGGAGATCGTGGAATACCTGAAGTCCGCCCAGCGGAAGACGGGAGTGATGCCCTCTACCCGTGAACTTCAGCACTATTTCGGCTTCGCCAGCCAGACCGCCGCGATGAGCCATCTGCGTGCTCTGGAGCGCAAGGGCGTGATCCAGCGTTTGCCGGGCAAGGCCCGCGCTGTGGTTTTCCCGGAAGAGCTGGACCGCGAGGAGATCGTGGACATCCCGGTCTACGGTCAGATCGCCGCCGGTATGGCGGGCGAGGTGGAGCAGGAACGCCAAGGCTGTGTCTCGATCGACATTGCTTCGATCGGCATCCCCCGCAGCGCCCGCACCTTCGCCTTGAAAGTCCGCGGTGATTCCATGATCGATGCCCACATCTGTCATGGCGATACCGTGATCCTCGAGTTCCGCGAGCCGCGTGACGGCGACGTGGTGGCCGCGCTCATCGACGGTGATACCACTCTCAAGCGTTTCGTGGTGAACAAGGGCAAGCCCTTCCTCCACGCCGAGAACGAACAATTTCCCGACCTTATCCCTGCCCGCGAACTGATCATCCAAGGCGTTATGGTCGCCTTGCTCAGGAAAGCGGCCTGA
- the tsaA gene encoding tRNA (N6-threonylcarbamoyladenosine(37)-N6)-methyltransferase TrmO: MRPIGIVRSCFGGKFAVPRQPGLCPSAWGELIFEPEFRQAEALRGIEGFSHLWLIFGFHLTADAGWSPTVRPPRLGGNERVGVFASRSTFRPNGLGLSLVRLDGIETRSGSGNVLLLGGIDLADGTPVFDIKPYLPYAESMPDARAGFAPDPPQRLEVDTTPAKSFEALPERSRRLIVEALSLDARPPAGRDEPGRIYGAPLCGLEVKFTVEEGICRLVSVEPADGSGLKG; this comes from the coding sequence ATTCGACCCATCGGCATCGTGCGTTCCTGCTTCGGCGGGAAATTCGCCGTGCCGCGCCAGCCCGGGCTCTGCCCCAGTGCTTGGGGCGAACTCATCTTTGAGCCGGAGTTCCGTCAGGCGGAAGCCCTGCGCGGGATCGAGGGCTTCTCCCATCTCTGGCTCATCTTCGGCTTCCACCTCACTGCGGACGCAGGCTGGAGTCCTACCGTCCGCCCGCCACGTCTTGGCGGGAACGAGCGGGTCGGTGTCTTCGCCTCGCGTTCCACCTTCCGCCCGAATGGACTCGGCCTCTCCTTGGTCCGCTTGGATGGCATCGAGACCCGTTCAGGCTCCGGCAATGTCCTGCTGCTCGGCGGAATCGATCTGGCGGACGGAACCCCTGTCTTCGATATCAAGCCCTACCTGCCCTATGCCGAGTCGATGCCGGACGCCCGCGCCGGCTTCGCGCCCGATCCACCGCAGCGCTTGGAAGTCGATACCACTCCGGCAAAGAGCTTCGAAGCCCTTCCGGAGCGATCCCGCCGCCTGATCGTGGAGGCCTTGTCACTCGATGCCCGTCCTCCTGCAGGCCGGGATGAGCCGGGAAGGATCTACGGAGCGCCGCTCTGCGGACTCGAAGTGAAATTTACCGTGGAGGAGGGGATCTGCCGCTTGGTTTCAGTCGAGCCCGCCGACGGTTCGGGATTGAAAGGTTAA
- a CDS encoding glycoside hydrolase family 95 protein — MKWLPLLLLSLALARGEEIVFEQPAKKAELAFPIGNGELRAKVKGRTGIEPMAIYPPGGKHPATTAVPGNAFCGPAWFHFSLEWLGDKDKPVTNYKRVLNLTDGTVVTTFNRGGAGFTWTTFASREDKVIVNHLRTDKPGALSFRVTLPTEHDSRLRVEDRRILILTGKSAGKPFEARAWVYPMESEVTPGTDEITVRGEGEAIILLAASRDTEEIKTLPERLKPLGFGGDEHPDVFQVWHGLLERQKAAHAKAMEGVESKSAAFSRYLKLAVAKTADLAPLPEGEIELPPENPEDQPPADEILPNKR; from the coding sequence ATGAAATGGCTTCCGCTTCTCCTGCTTTCCCTCGCGCTCGCGCGGGGAGAGGAGATCGTCTTCGAGCAGCCCGCCAAGAAGGCGGAGCTCGCCTTCCCGATCGGCAATGGCGAGTTGCGTGCCAAGGTCAAGGGTCGCACCGGCATCGAGCCGATGGCGATCTACCCGCCCGGCGGCAAGCACCCCGCGACCACCGCGGTTCCCGGCAATGCCTTCTGCGGTCCCGCCTGGTTCCACTTCTCGCTCGAATGGCTCGGCGACAAGGACAAGCCGGTGACCAACTACAAGCGGGTGCTGAATCTCACCGACGGCACCGTGGTCACCACCTTCAACCGCGGCGGCGCGGGCTTCACCTGGACCACCTTCGCCTCCCGTGAGGACAAGGTGATCGTGAACCATCTGCGCACCGACAAACCCGGCGCATTGAGCTTCCGCGTCACGCTTCCCACCGAGCACGACTCCAGGCTCCGCGTGGAAGACCGGCGGATCCTGATCCTGACCGGCAAGTCCGCGGGCAAGCCCTTCGAGGCCCGTGCTTGGGTCTACCCGATGGAGTCCGAGGTCACTCCCGGCACCGATGAGATCACCGTGCGCGGCGAGGGCGAGGCCATCATCTTGCTCGCGGCCAGCCGTGATACCGAGGAGATCAAGACCCTCCCCGAGCGGCTGAAACCCCTCGGCTTCGGTGGCGACGAACACCCCGACGTCTTCCAAGTCTGGCACGGTCTGTTGGAGCGCCAGAAGGCGGCCCATGCCAAGGCAATGGAAGGCGTCGAAAGCAAATCCGCCGCCTTCTCCCGCTACCTCAAGCTGGCCGTGGCGAAGACCGCCGACCTCGCACCCCTGCCCGAAGGCGAGATCGAACTGCCCCCGGAGAATCCCGAGGACCAGCCGCCGGCCGACGAGATCCTGCCCAACAAGCGTTAG
- a CDS encoding Tm-1-like ATP-binding domain-containing protein, whose product MATIAVLGTLDSKGEEHAYVARIIRERGHEPLLIDVGSGDEPLVKPDITREEVAAAAGLDLAPLIAKHDRGECVVAMSQAAPVMLAKLAAEGRIEGVISLGGGGGTAIATAAMRALPIGFPKLMVSTLASGNTGHYLGTKDIVMMPSIVDVAGLNRLSRLIFARAAGAICGMVETRVDESSGKPLVVASMFGNTTACVTEAKRIIEEAGYEVLVFAATGAGGRAMESLIESGMVAGILDITTTEWADELVGGSLTAGPERMDAAAKAKVPVVVAPGCLDMVNFGERAAVPEKFAGRTFYIHNPQVTLMRTTPAECAELGRILAEKANAYTAPAAILIPRKAISVISAEGQPFHDAAADEALRNAIVENSRQPVEEFELEINDPAFARACAERLLSMMGR is encoded by the coding sequence ATGGCTACCATCGCGGTTCTCGGCACGCTGGATTCGAAAGGGGAGGAGCATGCTTACGTGGCCCGGATCATCCGGGAGCGCGGGCATGAGCCTCTGCTGATCGATGTGGGTAGCGGCGACGAACCGCTGGTGAAGCCGGACATCACGCGGGAGGAAGTGGCTGCGGCGGCGGGGCTGGACCTCGCGCCGCTGATCGCGAAGCACGACCGCGGCGAGTGCGTGGTGGCGATGTCGCAAGCGGCCCCGGTGATGCTGGCGAAGCTGGCCGCCGAAGGCCGGATCGAGGGTGTGATCTCGCTCGGTGGCGGCGGTGGTACCGCGATCGCCACGGCGGCGATGCGCGCGCTGCCGATCGGCTTCCCGAAGCTGATGGTTTCCACGCTCGCGAGCGGCAACACGGGTCACTACCTCGGCACGAAGGACATCGTCATGATGCCGAGCATCGTCGATGTGGCCGGCTTGAACCGGCTCTCGCGCTTGATCTTCGCGAGAGCGGCGGGAGCGATCTGCGGGATGGTGGAAACCCGTGTCGACGAGAGTTCCGGCAAGCCGCTGGTGGTGGCCAGCATGTTCGGCAACACCACCGCGTGCGTGACGGAAGCGAAACGGATCATCGAGGAGGCGGGCTACGAGGTGCTCGTCTTCGCCGCGACCGGAGCCGGTGGGCGGGCCATGGAGTCACTGATCGAGAGCGGCATGGTCGCGGGTATCCTGGACATCACCACCACGGAATGGGCGGACGAACTGGTGGGCGGATCGCTGACCGCAGGGCCCGAGCGCATGGACGCCGCCGCCAAGGCAAAGGTGCCGGTGGTGGTCGCCCCGGGCTGCCTGGACATGGTGAACTTCGGCGAGCGTGCCGCGGTTCCCGAGAAGTTCGCCGGGAGGACCTTTTACATTCACAATCCGCAGGTGACCCTGATGCGCACAACTCCTGCGGAATGCGCGGAGCTGGGCCGGATCCTAGCGGAGAAGGCCAATGCCTACACGGCTCCGGCGGCGATCCTGATCCCGCGCAAAGCGATCAGCGTGATCAGTGCGGAGGGCCAGCCCTTCCATGATGCCGCCGCCGATGAAGCATTGCGGAATGCGATCGTGGAGAACTCCCGCCAGCCGGTAGAAGAGTTCGAGCTCGAGATCAACGATCCGGCTTTTGCCCGCGCCTGTGCGGAGCGTTTGCTGAGCATGATGGGGCGCTGA
- a CDS encoding phosphoenolpyruvate hydrolase family protein, with protein MPNPWTGKGNPYTRTEVLERLHDTLSKGQPIIAAGAGTGISAKFIEKGGADLIIIYNSGRFRMAGHGSTAGLMAYGDANAVAMEIGEYEVLPIVEETPVICGVHATDPRRRMWHWLGKVKDMGFSGVNNFPTHCIIDGKFRHILEETGMSVKKEFEMVALARKMDMFSIVYVDAPEEAKAMAEAGADVIIAHVGTTVGGSVGVVEATMSLEEAAKRTQIIIDAGRSVRDDVLYLSHGGPINTPEDAAYINERTDAVGFVGASSLERMAVEVSLTELTREFKSIPVKRKH; from the coding sequence ATGCCGAACCCTTGGACAGGAAAAGGAAATCCCTACACCCGTACGGAAGTTTTGGAGCGTCTCCACGACACGCTCTCGAAAGGTCAGCCGATCATCGCCGCCGGTGCGGGCACCGGGATCAGCGCGAAGTTCATCGAGAAGGGTGGAGCGGATCTCATCATCATCTACAATTCCGGCCGCTTCCGCATGGCCGGTCACGGCTCGACCGCGGGCCTGATGGCCTACGGCGACGCGAATGCCGTGGCGATGGAGATCGGCGAGTATGAAGTACTCCCGATCGTGGAAGAAACGCCGGTGATCTGCGGCGTGCATGCCACCGACCCGCGCCGCCGCATGTGGCACTGGCTGGGCAAGGTGAAGGACATGGGCTTCAGCGGCGTGAACAATTTCCCGACCCACTGCATCATCGACGGCAAGTTCCGCCACATCCTGGAAGAGACCGGGATGAGCGTGAAGAAGGAGTTCGAGATGGTCGCGCTGGCGCGGAAGATGGACATGTTCAGCATCGTGTATGTGGACGCACCGGAAGAAGCGAAGGCGATGGCCGAAGCGGGTGCCGACGTGATCATCGCGCACGTGGGAACCACCGTGGGTGGCTCCGTGGGCGTGGTGGAAGCGACGATGTCGCTGGAAGAAGCGGCGAAGCGCACCCAGATCATCATCGATGCCGGACGCAGCGTGCGCGACGACGTGCTCTACCTGAGCCACGGCGGCCCGATCAACACGCCGGAAGATGCGGCCTATATCAACGAGCGCACCGATGCGGTGGGCTTCGTGGGTGCATCCTCGCTGGAGCGCATGGCGGTGGAGGTTTCGCTCACCGAACTGACGCGGGAGTTCAAGTCGATCCCGGTGAAGCGGAAGCATTGA